One Tetrapisispora phaffii CBS 4417 chromosome 3, complete genome DNA segment encodes these proteins:
- the HEM14 gene encoding oxygen-dependent protoporphyrinogen oxidase (similar to Saccharomyces cerevisiae HEM14 (YER014W); ancestral locus Anc_7.164), giving the protein MALANFTKLKSNSSIAVVGSGVSGLTFTYFLNKLRPDLKITILDEQKKNGGWLYSYKFQDSNDNNKDVMLEKGPRTLRGKSLGTAIIIDIIKKLEQFEKVQTISPLSDANKKFLLDVNNNLVKVPNKILSFDSINLLFFNSLGKNIFTSIIGEPFRSKKILSKNDDETVSSFLNRRFGKSNSVSNNLMSAIYHGIYADDLNRMSLKKQIQHCSMLERTYGSIIKSLFSSDSSSNAVQEQTELTRYDQHFNNKNSEIFKLNKQLEKFPMLGITGGLQSFPNMISNYLVNKCLPNVKIIREARVDNIEDSKDKVILNFDDEKNKPMEFDHVRVTSNPMKLKSFFKGSKEIEEKLRNYNSVTTLLVNYYLPNKDVIKSRYHSFGYLVPQANENKNSLLGVIFDSVIEKNFQSLEKGKNIVPNEYTKLTLMMGGHYLEKKNYTETQINDSQYWISNAKDCLSKHLGIDKQDLDNGHFEFTVAKNGIPQYFVGYMEWANDFEKLISDTYNNKVSLGGMGFSRGPGVPDVVVDSLDNAIKLSGK; this is encoded by the coding sequence atggCATTAGCTAATTTTACTAAATTGAAATCTAACAGCTCCATAGCTGTCGTTGGAAGTGGTGTTTCAGGTTTGACATTtacttattttttgaaCAAATTGAGACcagatttgaaaattacCATTCTTGATGagcaaaagaaaaatggtGGTTGGTTATACTCTTACAAATTTCAAGATTcgaatgataataataaagatgtCATGTTGGAGAAAGGACCAAGAACATTAAGAGGTAAATCTCTTGGTACTGCtattataattgatattattaaaaaattagaacAATTTGAAAAAGTACAAACTATCTCACCTCTATCAGATGCCAAcaagaaatttttattagacGTTAATAACAACTTAGTTAAAGTtccaaataaaattttaagttTCGATagtattaatttattattctttaattCATTAGGTAAAAATATCTTCACCAGTATTATTGGGGAACCATTTAgaagcaaaaaaatattatcaaagaaTGATGATGAGACTGTTTCTAGTTTTCTAAACAGACGATTTGGTAAATCTAATTCAGTGAGTAATAATTTGATGAGTGCAATTTATCATGGTATTTATGCAGACGACTTAAATAGAATgtcattaaaaaaacaaatcCAGCATTGTTCAATGTTAGAAAGAACGTATGgatcaattattaaatcattgTTTTCAAGTGATTCCAGCTCAAATGCTGTGCAAGAACAAACTGAATTGACTAGATATGATcaacattttaataacaaaaatagtgagatttttaaattaaataaacaattagaAAAGTTTCCAATGTTAGGAATAACTGGTGGTTTGCAAAGCTTTCCGAACATGATTTCTAATTATTTGGTTAATAAATGTTTACCGAACGTTAAGATTATTCGTGAAGCTCGTGTTGATAATATAGAGGATTCAAAGGATAAAgtgattttgaattttgatgACGAAAAAAATAAACCTATGGAATTTGATCATGTTAGAGTCACTAGTAATCcaatgaaattgaaaagcTTTTTCAAAGgatcaaaagaaattgaagaaaaattgagaAATTACAATTCTGTTACAACATTATTAGTGAATTATTACTTACCAAATAAGGATGTCATAAAATCAAGATATCATAGTTTCGGTTATTTAGTTCCACAAGCTAATGAGAACAAAAATAGTTTATTAGGtgttatttttgattcagttattgaaaaaaactTTCAATCGTTAGAAAAAGGCAAAAACATTGTTCCAAATGAATATACAAAATTGACATTGATGATGGGAGGACATTATTtagagaaaaaaaattataccGAAACTCAAATCAATGATAGTCAATATTGGATTTCAAATGCTAAAGATTGTTTGAGTAAACATTTAGGAATTGATAAACAAGATTTGGATAATGGTCATTTTGAATTCACAGTTGCTAAAAATGGTATTCCTCAGTATTTTGTTGGGTACATGGAATGGGCCAATGATTTTGAGAAGTTAATAAGTGATACTTATAACAATAAGGTCTCATTGGGTGGTATGGGATTCTCAAGGGGACCAGGCGTTCCAGATGTCGTTGTTGACAGTCTAGATAATGCTATTAAGTTGAGTGGTAAATAA
- the TPHA0C04350 gene encoding uncharacterized protein (ancestral locus Anc_7.169), with protein MPVSPNQYMMANTSYTRSAPVTQGVRLPSIRNILSALPDNLPLQQKQQPQYTPAYTNAGAMTPVSHPNSRQNSFSSFNAYTNTDMNATASMDKQYDLNANLLGRNSIPLLSSNYQIINQHSHMQLYQQLPQAHIQVQQQPKSIQAPMSPKEVSYPSPASEFSTFKVKSNSTSNNNIHSKTKKKICTCKHHTDNGTRIPRPRNAFILFRQNLHHSLFGKDKEQLLEQGSFKTNFQVSKEIGQRWRELSADEKNIGMI; from the coding sequence ATGCCTGTCTCACCTAACCAGTATATGATGGCAAACACTAGTTACACTAGATCCGCTCCTGTAACACAAGGCGTCAGATTACCATCGATTAGAAATATTCTATCGGCATTGCCAGACAACTTGCCGTTGCAACAGAAACAACAACCTCAATATACCCCCGCTTATACTAATGCAGGCGCTATGACTCCGGTCAGTCATCCAAATTCAAGACAAAATAGTTTCTCAAGCTTTAATGCCTATACGAATACAGACATGAACGCTACTGCATCGATGGATAAACAATACGACCTGAACGCAAACCTTCTGGGAAGAAACAGTATACCGCTATTAAGttcaaattatcaaataattaacCAACATTCACACATGCAACTGTACCAACAGCTTCCACAAGCACACATTCAAGTGCAGCAGCAACCAAAATCCATTCAGGCCCCAATGAGTCCAAAGGAAGTTTCTTATCCTTCTCCAGCTTCGGAATTCAGCACGTTCAAAGTAAAGTCCAACAGcacttcaaataataatattcactcaaaaactaaaaagaaaatatgcACTTGCAAGCATCACACAGATAATGGAACTAGAATACCAAGACCAAGAAAtgcatttattttattcagaCAAAATTTACATCATTCGCTCTTCGGGAAGGATAAAGAACAACTGCTGGAACAAGGTTCTTTTAAGACAAATTTCCAAGTCTCAAAGGAAATAGGTCAACGTTGGAGAGAGTTGTCAGCcgatgaaaaaaatattggcATGATCTAg